From the genome of Brachyhypopomus gauderio isolate BG-103 chromosome 20, BGAUD_0.2, whole genome shotgun sequence, one region includes:
- the LOC143483974 gene encoding epithelial membrane protein 1 isoform X1, with protein MSPRPTRLCQRRGKKVRIVFPSQSRSMLKALSGICFLHLTTIFFLFWATIDDAWWFTRTMYTDLWGRWVMENNDDVWVHMDIPTSYRKDYLQAVQGFAVLACIFAVLSLGVFIFQLFTLGKGERFTISGVVQLTSCFCIMVALAVYTDHFHREEDGWYGWSYIMAWIGWLLALLTGGIYIVLRKRVD; from the exons ATGTCGCCACGGCCAACTCGCCTCTGCCAAAGAAGAG gtaAAAAAGTCCGCATTGTCTTCCCCTCGCAGTCCAGGAGCATGTTGAAGGCTCTGTCTGGAATTTGTTTCCTGCATCTCACTACTATCTTCTTCTTATTTTGGGCCACTATCGATGAT GCCTGGTGGTTTACAAGGACCATGTACACAGACTTGTGGGGCAGATGGGTGATGGAGAATAATGACGACGTGTGGGTACACATGGACATACCCACATCATACCGGAAag ATTACCTTCAGGCAGTGCAGGGCTTTGCAGTGTTGGCCTGCATCTTTGCTGTCCTCTCCCTGGGTGTTTTCATCTTTCAACTCTTTACATTGGGAAAAGGAGAGAGGTTTACGATCTCAGGAGTTGTGCAGCTCACATCAT GTTTCTGCATCATGGTGGCCCTGGCGGTCTACACAGACCATTTCCACAGAGAGGAGGACGGCTGGTATGGCTGGTCTTACATCATGGCCTGGATTGGGTGGTTGCTGGCGCTGCTCACAGGGGGAATCTACATTGTCCTTCGCAAAAGAGTGGATTAA
- the nfam1 gene encoding NFAT activation molecule 1, giving the protein MFSKWFGLFFVVPLCLYNKAQGSLSIANRTSIALAGETLHYRISVTVPANKSNIVRCFKDGVEVWKADVKRSTAMTAKLWANITVQNSSDSGEYYISYESKERHWVVLVRDVGYCEPDMDLPIDIISLLVLSTVLLVFSVSGSVYVIKWHKDHPLSGEGGEGTKVNKRESNTDARDEAPPSDSVYTALEPRPVSIYDVLGDEEGRGINVERLHSEETAKTAQEEEEMFESVYENL; this is encoded by the exons ATGTTTTCCAAATGGTTTGGGCTATTCTTCGTTGTTCCACTATGCCTCTATAATAAGGCTCAAG GTTCCTTATCAATAGCAAACAGAACCAGCATTGCACtggctggagaaacactccactATAGGATCTCAGTCACTGTCCCAGCAAACAAAAGCAACATTGTCCGTTGCTTCAAAGACGGGGTTGAAGTGTGGAAGGCGGACGTTAAAAGAAGCACTGCTATGACTGCAAAGCTGTGGGCGAACATCACCGTGCAGAACAGCTCAGACTCTGGAGAATACTACATCAGCTATGAGAGCAAAGAGCGCCACTGGGTGGTCCTTGTACGAG atgtgGGGTATTGTGAGCCAGATATGGACTTACCAATCGACATCATCTCCTTGCTGGTTCTCAGCACTGTCCTGCTTGTATTCAGTGTCTCTGGATCAGTGTACGTCATCAAATGGCACAAG GACCACCCTCTTTCTGGGGAAGGTGGAGAAGGAACAAAAGTAAACAAAAGAGAGAGTAACACAGACGCAAGGGACGAGGCCCCCCCCTCTGACTCAGTGTACACG GCGCTAGAACCCAGACCTGTCTCCATCTACGATGTGCTGGGTGATGAGGAGGGCAGAGGAATAAACGTAGAAAGACTTCACTCGGAGGAAACG GCCAAAACCGCtcaagaggaggaagagatgtTTGAATCTGTATACGAAAACCTGTGA
- the LOC143483974 gene encoding epithelial membrane protein 1 isoform X2: protein MLKALSGICFLHLTTIFFLFWATIDDAWWFTRTMYTDLWGRWVMENNDDVWVHMDIPTSYRKDYLQAVQGFAVLACIFAVLSLGVFIFQLFTLGKGERFTISGVVQLTSCFCIMVALAVYTDHFHREEDGWYGWSYIMAWIGWLLALLTGGIYIVLRKRVD from the exons ATGTTGAAGGCTCTGTCTGGAATTTGTTTCCTGCATCTCACTACTATCTTCTTCTTATTTTGGGCCACTATCGATGAT GCCTGGTGGTTTACAAGGACCATGTACACAGACTTGTGGGGCAGATGGGTGATGGAGAATAATGACGACGTGTGGGTACACATGGACATACCCACATCATACCGGAAag ATTACCTTCAGGCAGTGCAGGGCTTTGCAGTGTTGGCCTGCATCTTTGCTGTCCTCTCCCTGGGTGTTTTCATCTTTCAACTCTTTACATTGGGAAAAGGAGAGAGGTTTACGATCTCAGGAGTTGTGCAGCTCACATCAT GTTTCTGCATCATGGTGGCCCTGGCGGTCTACACAGACCATTTCCACAGAGAGGAGGACGGCTGGTATGGCTGGTCTTACATCATGGCCTGGATTGGGTGGTTGCTGGCGCTGCTCACAGGGGGAATCTACATTGTCCTTCGCAAAAGAGTGGATTAA
- the f8a gene encoding 40-kDa huntingtin-associated protein: protein MSAEGDFLMRYRAVSNKLKKRFLRKPNVAEASEQFGQLAKELKQQDCLQYAAFCNLAMARCEQTLFNAPGEALALTDAARLFLASEQETRALQAPGFDEHLQAALNCYSFAIKVYIEMNQPVMAASLSLEIGNALKEMNRPGEAIVHFQRAAELQVQSPMEALLSLWEMASCKILTRDYDGALAVLSEMQVMCQERGLQLPGTNTPAGAFMDIVAKCELSRVLLLMLLEPPAQKLLPEHAQTLERYAWESFDSHGQVNFLPEDIFLLLQSVVMACQEKDTESLKSLQTELWPLLSAEQNHLLHLVIQERITPSGHGV, encoded by the exons ATGTCAGCAGAGGGAGATTTTTTGATGCGCTACCGAGCAGTGTCAAACAAGCTTAAAAA ACGTTTTCTTCGGAAGCCTAACGTCGCTGAAGCGAGTGAACAATTTG GTCAGTTAGCTAAAGAGCTGAAACAGCAGGACTGTCTTCAATATGCAGCCTTCTGTAATCTGGCCATGGCTCG GTGCGAACAGACACTTTTCAATGCTCCAGGGGAGGCCCTGGCACTCACCGATGCTGCCAGACTCTTCCTAGCCTCAGAGCAGGAGACCCGGGCACTGCAAGCCCCAGGCTTTGATGAGCATCTGCAGGCCGCCCTCAACTGCTACAGCTTTGCCATAAAG GTGTATATTGAGATGAACCAGCCAGTGATGGCAGCCAGTCTCTCCCTTGAAATTGGCAATGCTCTCAAG gagaTGAATAGGCCTGGAGAGGCAATAGTCCACTTCCAGCGAGCTGCAGAGCTCCAAGTCCAGTCCCCAATGGAGGCCCTGTTGTCTCTGTGGGAGATGGCTTCCTGCAAAATCCTGACCC GTGATTACGACGGTGCGTTGGCTGTGCTTTCAGAAATGCAGGTCATGTGTCAGGAGAGAGGGTTGCAACTGCCTGGCACAAACACCCCTGCTG GTGCATTTATGGACATAGTAGCGAagtgtgagctctccagagtaCTGCTGCTCATGCTGCTTGAG CCTCCAGCACAGAAGCTGCTACCAGAGCACGCCCAGACACTGGAGCGCTATGCCTGGGAGTCCTTCGACTCGCACGGCCAAG TGAACTTCCTCCCAGAAGATATCTTCCTCCTGCTGCAGTCTGTGGTG ATGGCATGTCAAGAAAAAGACACAGAATCTCTAAAATCTCTCCAGACAGAACTATG gcctCTTCTCTCTGCAGAGCAGAATCATCTCCTCCACCTAGTCATCCAGGAGAGAATCACCCCCTCTGGTCACGGGGTTTAG